The following proteins come from a genomic window of Methylorubrum populi:
- a CDS encoding catalase, whose product MADHSPRLTTAFGNPISDNQNSLTAGPRGPVLMQDYHLIEKMAHFNRERIPERVVHAKGYGAYGTFRLTKSLSQYTRAKVLTEVGKEVPMVARFSTVGGESGSADTARDPRGFALKFYTEEGNWDLVGNNTPIFFVRDAIKFSDFIRTQKRDPRTHLKPHWRRWDFWSLSPEAIHQVMFLYSDRGTPKSARFMNGYGSHTFSLWNDRGERYWVKFHFHTKQGIQNFSADEADEIAGKDPDFSSADLSNAIEQGDFPKWKVSVQIMPELEADTYRINPFDLTKVWPHSDYPLIEIGEMELNRNPDNYFAEIEQSAFEPSNVVPGIGFSPDKMLQNRVLSYADAHRYRLGVNYQQIPVNQAKNASVQTYHRDGAMRTDGNHGAQVDYEPNSFGGPKQDPSFSEPPLRIKGDAGRYGWPGDDEDLYGQPKLFWTKVLDEGGRKRLIENIVTSMGDSPRHIQERMIAHWFKVHEDFGRGVAQGLGIDSARAAAE is encoded by the coding sequence ATGGCAGATCACAGCCCACGCCTGACCACGGCCTTCGGCAACCCGATATCCGACAATCAGAACTCGCTCACTGCCGGCCCGCGCGGCCCGGTGCTGATGCAGGACTATCACCTCATCGAGAAGATGGCGCACTTCAACCGTGAGCGGATCCCGGAGCGGGTGGTGCACGCGAAGGGATACGGCGCCTACGGCACCTTCCGGCTGACCAAGTCGCTCAGCCAGTACACGCGCGCCAAGGTGCTGACCGAGGTCGGCAAGGAGGTGCCGATGGTGGCCCGCTTCTCGACCGTGGGCGGCGAGTCCGGCTCGGCCGACACCGCCCGCGACCCGCGCGGCTTCGCCCTCAAGTTCTACACCGAGGAGGGCAATTGGGATCTCGTCGGCAACAACACGCCGATCTTCTTCGTGCGCGACGCGATCAAGTTCTCCGACTTCATCCGCACCCAGAAACGCGACCCGCGTACCCACCTGAAGCCGCACTGGCGCCGCTGGGACTTCTGGAGCCTGTCGCCGGAGGCGATCCATCAGGTGATGTTCCTGTACTCGGATCGCGGCACGCCGAAATCGGCCCGCTTCATGAACGGCTACGGCTCGCACACCTTCTCGCTCTGGAACGACCGCGGCGAGCGCTACTGGGTGAAGTTCCACTTCCACACCAAGCAGGGCATTCAGAATTTTTCGGCCGACGAGGCCGATGAGATCGCGGGTAAGGACCCGGATTTCTCGTCCGCCGACCTCTCCAACGCCATCGAGCAGGGCGACTTCCCGAAATGGAAGGTCTCGGTTCAGATCATGCCCGAGCTGGAGGCCGACACCTACCGCATCAACCCGTTCGACCTCACCAAGGTCTGGCCGCATAGCGACTACCCGCTGATCGAGATCGGCGAGATGGAGCTGAACCGCAATCCCGACAACTACTTCGCCGAGATCGAGCAATCGGCTTTCGAGCCCTCGAACGTGGTGCCGGGCATCGGCTTCTCGCCGGACAAGATGCTGCAGAACCGGGTGCTGTCCTACGCCGACGCCCACCGCTACCGGCTCGGCGTGAACTATCAGCAGATCCCGGTGAACCAGGCCAAGAATGCCTCGGTGCAAACCTATCACCGCGACGGGGCGATGCGGACCGACGGTAATCACGGCGCTCAGGTCGATTACGAGCCGAACTCGTTCGGCGGGCCGAAGCAGGATCCCTCGTTCAGCGAGCCGCCGCTGCGCATCAAGGGCGATGCCGGCCGCTACGGCTGGCCCGGCGACGACGAGGACCTCTACGGACAGCCGAAGCTGTTCTGGACCAAGGTGCTCGACGAGGGCGGCCGCAAGCGGCTCATCGAGAACATCGTCACCTCCATGGGCGACAGCCCGCGCCACATCCAGGAGCGGATGATCGCCCACTGGTTCAAGGTGCACGAGGATTTCGGCCGCGGCGTCGCCCAGGGGCTCGGGATCGACTCTGCGCGGGCCGCCGCCGAGTAG
- a CDS encoding Hint domain-containing protein, with protein sequence MADLTTGQRDELTFLTGIDGNGAIAANTYFTWSVGEDLGRAWLSKFNNDGDGVVRSASSPAGTGAGTVTYAFASGLSEQEKAAYAAALNLWSDVANIQFRQTDSIASAGIRFEPTNEGAGITFVPSNGASATGRGVTAIPSQNSPDSRGGQLHVSINAPDQNFDSFSPDAAYTLSTVIHETGHALGLGHAGRYNGADFSAQSGVYDSQLWSVMSYVKPDDPSGAFNALSPVKGTNWSTNNSGEIYELHSQTPMMLDILGMQRIYGASTSNTFAGGQTYGFNTNIAGTSRQFYDFTNNLDPVLTIYNRGIGNTLDVSGFRTNSTINLAPGTFSSASENGTLVNNIGIALDTRIDKAIGGSGNDTFFTNGNGNTINGGSGSDTVYLAGTASDFAISRGPDGATLAVNKLTGATDRLTNIEAIEFSGPPVCFTTGTRIALMRDGGPVEVPVECLRVGDIALTAGGGRRVIRWIGHRQLGSPDRPIAPDQAPIRIRTGAFGWNGEGHPRPRRDLLLSPGHPVLIEAADGSEALVPILCLINGTTIRRETVTDIAYWHVELDAHDILLAEGLAAESYLDGGDRSFFAEASDHALHNPDLIPPGWRGRCRAVHFDGPLVEAERIRLNAVFAYRLEQACLWSTSALAAPST encoded by the coding sequence ATGGCGGATCTGACGACAGGCCAAAGGGACGAGCTGACGTTTCTGACCGGCATCGACGGGAACGGAGCCATCGCCGCCAACACGTACTTCACCTGGAGCGTGGGAGAGGATCTTGGCCGGGCTTGGCTCTCCAAATTCAACAATGACGGGGATGGCGTGGTGCGCTCCGCATCAAGTCCGGCGGGCACGGGGGCCGGCACCGTCACCTATGCTTTCGCATCGGGCCTCTCGGAGCAGGAGAAGGCGGCGTACGCGGCGGCCCTCAATCTCTGGTCCGATGTCGCGAACATCCAATTTCGACAAACCGACAGCATCGCATCCGCCGGCATCCGTTTCGAGCCGACGAACGAGGGGGCCGGGATCACCTTCGTACCCAGCAACGGCGCCTCCGCCACGGGGAGAGGGGTCACTGCGATTCCATCACAGAATTCCCCCGATTCGCGAGGCGGACAACTCCACGTCAGCATCAATGCGCCGGATCAGAACTTCGACAGCTTCTCTCCGGATGCCGCCTACACCCTCAGCACGGTGATCCATGAAACGGGTCATGCGTTGGGCCTCGGCCATGCGGGTCGATACAACGGCGCGGACTTTTCGGCGCAATCGGGCGTCTACGACAGCCAACTCTGGTCGGTGATGTCGTATGTGAAGCCGGATGATCCCTCGGGCGCGTTCAACGCGTTGAGTCCGGTTAAGGGCACCAACTGGTCAACCAATAATTCCGGCGAGATCTATGAGCTTCACTCCCAAACGCCGATGATGCTCGACATTCTCGGCATGCAGCGCATCTACGGTGCCTCGACAAGCAACACTTTCGCAGGCGGCCAGACATACGGATTCAACACGAACATCGCGGGCACATCCCGCCAATTCTACGACTTCACAAACAACCTCGATCCCGTCCTAACGATCTACAATCGCGGGATTGGCAACACGCTCGACGTTTCGGGATTCAGGACAAACAGTACGATCAACCTGGCCCCAGGAACATTCAGCAGCGCGAGCGAGAACGGAACCCTGGTCAACAACATCGGCATCGCCCTCGACACGCGGATCGACAAGGCCATCGGCGGCAGCGGAAACGATACATTCTTCACGAACGGGAACGGCAACACGATCAACGGCGGTTCCGGATCCGATACGGTCTACCTTGCCGGCACCGCCAGTGACTTCGCGATCTCGCGAGGCCCGGACGGTGCGACCCTCGCCGTGAACAAGCTGACCGGCGCAACCGACCGCCTGACAAACATCGAGGCGATCGAGTTTTCCGGGCCTCCGGTCTGCTTCACCACAGGTACCCGGATCGCTCTGATGCGCGACGGCGGTCCCGTCGAGGTCCCGGTCGAATGCTTGCGCGTCGGCGACATCGCCCTGACTGCGGGAGGCGGACGCCGCGTCATCCGCTGGATCGGGCATCGGCAGCTCGGCTCGCCCGACAGGCCCATCGCGCCGGATCAGGCCCCGATCCGCATTCGCACGGGCGCCTTCGGCTGGAACGGCGAAGGCCACCCGCGTCCTAGGCGCGATCTTCTCCTCTCACCCGGCCACCCCGTCCTGATCGAGGCGGCCGATGGAAGCGAGGCGCTCGTGCCGATCCTCTGCCTGATCAACGGCACCACCATCCGGCGAGAGACAGTGACCGATATCGCCTACTGGCATGTCGAGCTCGATGCGCATGACATCCTGCTCGCGGAAGGTCTGGCGGCGGAGAGCTACCTTGATGGCGGAGATCGCAGCTTCTTCGCCGAGGCCTCCGACCACGCGCTCCACAACCCCGATTTAATACCGCCGGGATGGCGCGGACGCTGCCGGGCCGTCCATTTCGACGGTCCGCTCGTGGAGGCGGAACGCATCCGTTTGAATGCAGTATTCGCTTATCGACTCGAACAAGCCTGCCTCTGGAGCACAAGCGCTCTCGCGGCCCCTTCGACGTGA
- a CDS encoding protein meaA — protein sequence MSAQASVTEVKRDKPWIIRTYAGHSTAAESNKLYRGNLAKGQTGLSVAFDLPTQTGYDPDHELARGEVGKVGVSIAHLGDMRTLFDQIPLAQMNTSMTINATAPWLLSLYLAVAEEQGAPIAALQGTTQNDIIKEYLSRGTYVFPPAPSLRLTKDVILFTTKNVPKWNPMNVCSYHLQEAGATPVQELSYALAIAMAVLDTVRDDPDFDEASFSDVFSRISFFVNAGMRFVTEICKMRAFAELWDEIAQQRYGITDAKKRIFRYGVQVNSLGLTEQQPENNVHRILIEMLAVTLSKRARARAVQLPAWNEALGLPRPWDQQWSMRMQQILAFETDLLEYDDIFDGSTVIESRVEALKEQTRAELKRIAEIGGAVSAVEAGELKRALVESNAKRIAAIEKGEQIVVGVNKWQQGEPSPLTAGEGAIFTVSETVEMEAEARIREWRSKRDDRAVGQALDDLEQAARSGANIMPPSIAAAKAGVTTGEWGQRLREVFGEYRAPTGVTLETVTSGAAEEARLLIADLGERLGETPKLVVGKPGLDGHSNGAEQIALRARDVGFDVTYDGIRQTPTEIVAKAKERGAHVIGLSVLSGSHVPLVREVKAKLREAGLDHVPVVVGGIISTEDELVLKNMGVTAVYTPKDYELDKIMVGLAKVVERALDKRAADRADAEAGVPGAPKRGNEGATQVF from the coding sequence ATGAGCGCGCAAGCGAGCGTCACCGAGGTCAAGCGCGACAAGCCGTGGATCATCCGCACCTATGCGGGCCATTCCACGGCGGCGGAATCGAACAAGCTCTATCGCGGCAACCTCGCCAAGGGTCAGACCGGCCTCTCGGTCGCCTTCGATCTGCCGACCCAGACCGGATACGACCCCGACCATGAACTCGCCCGCGGCGAAGTCGGCAAGGTCGGCGTCTCGATCGCGCATCTGGGCGACATGCGGACCCTGTTCGACCAGATTCCGCTGGCGCAGATGAACACGTCGATGACGATCAACGCCACGGCGCCGTGGCTGCTGTCGCTCTACCTCGCGGTGGCGGAGGAGCAGGGCGCGCCGATCGCTGCCCTTCAGGGCACGACGCAGAACGACATCATCAAGGAATATCTGTCGCGCGGCACCTACGTCTTCCCGCCTGCGCCCTCGCTGCGGCTGACCAAGGACGTGATCCTGTTCACGACCAAGAACGTGCCGAAGTGGAATCCGATGAACGTCTGCTCCTACCACCTGCAGGAGGCGGGAGCGACGCCGGTTCAGGAACTCTCCTACGCGCTGGCCATCGCCATGGCCGTGCTCGACACGGTGCGCGACGATCCCGATTTCGACGAGGCCAGCTTCTCGGACGTCTTCAGCCGCATCTCGTTCTTCGTGAATGCCGGGATGCGGTTCGTCACCGAGATCTGCAAGATGCGGGCGTTCGCCGAACTGTGGGACGAGATCGCCCAGCAGCGCTACGGCATCACCGATGCCAAGAAGCGGATCTTTCGCTACGGCGTCCAGGTGAATTCCCTCGGGCTCACCGAGCAGCAGCCCGAGAACAACGTCCATCGCATCCTCATCGAGATGCTGGCGGTGACGCTCTCCAAGCGCGCCCGCGCCCGCGCGGTGCAGCTCCCGGCCTGGAACGAGGCGCTCGGCCTGCCCCGGCCCTGGGACCAACAATGGTCGATGCGGATGCAGCAGATCCTGGCCTTCGAGACCGACCTGCTCGAGTATGACGACATCTTCGACGGCTCGACGGTGATCGAGTCCCGCGTCGAGGCACTGAAAGAGCAGACCCGGGCCGAGCTGAAGCGCATTGCCGAGATCGGCGGCGCGGTCTCGGCGGTCGAGGCGGGCGAGCTGAAGCGGGCGCTGGTGGAATCGAACGCCAAGCGCATCGCGGCGATCGAGAAGGGCGAGCAGATCGTCGTCGGCGTCAATAAGTGGCAGCAGGGCGAGCCGTCGCCCTTGACCGCCGGCGAGGGCGCGATCTTCACCGTCTCCGAAACCGTGGAGATGGAGGCCGAGGCGCGCATCCGCGAGTGGCGCTCGAAGCGCGACGATCGCGCGGTGGGACAGGCGCTGGATGATCTGGAGCAGGCGGCGCGCTCCGGCGCCAACATCATGCCGCCCTCCATCGCCGCCGCGAAGGCGGGCGTGACGACCGGCGAATGGGGCCAGCGCCTGCGCGAGGTCTTCGGCGAGTACCGCGCCCCGACCGGCGTGACGCTGGAGACCGTGACCTCGGGCGCTGCGGAGGAGGCGCGTCTGCTGATCGCCGATCTCGGCGAGCGCCTGGGCGAGACGCCCAAGCTCGTGGTCGGCAAGCCCGGTCTCGACGGCCATTCCAACGGCGCCGAGCAGATCGCCCTGCGCGCCCGCGACGTCGGGTTCGACGTGACCTACGACGGCATCCGTCAGACGCCGACGGAGATCGTCGCCAAGGCGAAGGAGCGCGGCGCCCACGTCATCGGCCTGTCGGTTCTCTCGGGCAGCCACGTGCCGCTGGTGCGGGAGGTGAAGGCCAAGCTGCGCGAGGCGGGGCTCGACCACGTGCCGGTCGTCGTCGGCGGCATCATCTCGACCGAGGACGAGTTGGTGCTCAAGAACATGGGCGTCACGGCCGTCTACACGCCGAAGGACTACGAGCTCGACAAGATCATGGTCGGGCTCGCCAAGGTCGTGGAGCGGGCGCTCGACAAGCGCGCCGCCGACCGGGCGGATGCGGAGGCCGGCGTCCCGGGCGCGCCGAAGCGCGGCAACGAGGGTGCGACTCAGGTCTTCTGA
- a CDS encoding glucose 1-dehydrogenase — MSKLEGKVAVVTGGSKGIGAAIAKALASDGASVVVNYASSKAGAEAVVEAITTGGGRAIAVQADVSKAVEAHGLIEAAIQQFGRLDVLVNNSGVYEFAAIEELSEEHYHRLFDVNVLGALLATQAAVRYLGEGGSIINISSAVTDVLMPTSAVYTGTKAALNGISGVLANELAPRKIRVNTVSPGYVVTEGTHTAGIAGSEMEAGLVAQTPLGRAGHPDDIARVVAFLASDDARWLTGEVINASGGVR, encoded by the coding sequence ATGTCGAAGCTTGAGGGCAAGGTCGCGGTGGTCACCGGCGGATCGAAGGGGATCGGCGCCGCGATCGCTAAGGCGCTGGCGTCGGACGGTGCTTCCGTCGTGGTCAACTACGCTTCGAGCAAGGCCGGCGCCGAAGCCGTCGTCGAAGCTATCACGACGGGCGGCGGCCGAGCCATCGCGGTTCAGGCCGACGTCTCGAAGGCCGTCGAGGCGCACGGCTTGATCGAAGCCGCGATCCAGCAGTTCGGGCGACTCGACGTGCTGGTCAATAATTCCGGCGTCTACGAGTTCGCGGCGATCGAGGAGCTGAGCGAAGAACACTACCATCGCCTCTTCGACGTCAACGTCCTGGGGGCACTGCTCGCGACGCAGGCCGCCGTGCGATACCTGGGCGAGGGTGGAAGCATCATCAACATCTCGTCCGCCGTCACCGACGTGCTGATGCCGACGAGCGCGGTCTATACGGGGACCAAGGCCGCTCTAAACGGGATCTCGGGCGTCCTGGCCAACGAACTCGCTCCGCGCAAAATCCGGGTCAATACGGTCAGCCCCGGCTATGTCGTCACCGAGGGCACGCACACGGCCGGTATCGCCGGCTCGGAGATGGAGGCCGGCCTGGTGGCGCAGACGCCGCTCGGCCGCGCCGGACATCCGGATGACATCGCCCGCGTCGTCGCGTTCCTCGCCTCGGATGATGCTCGCTGGTTGACCGGCGAGGTCATCAACGCCAGCGGCGGCGTTCGCTGA
- a CDS encoding ArsR/SmtB family transcription factor, giving the protein MRPLFHPAIEDVEPEAILHALSDPRRAAIFARITKAGCVEACSAVSSVGDQVIPKSSLSSHFKVLREAGLIRCERHGTEMRNHSRCAEVETRFPGLLSAIMNAYASRVS; this is encoded by the coding sequence ATGAGGCCGCTGTTTCACCCTGCGATTGAGGACGTCGAACCGGAGGCGATCCTCCACGCCTTGTCCGATCCGCGCCGGGCCGCGATCTTCGCTCGGATCACGAAGGCGGGCTGCGTGGAGGCTTGCTCGGCCGTCTCATCGGTGGGCGACCAAGTCATCCCGAAATCGTCGCTCTCCAGCCATTTCAAGGTTCTGCGTGAGGCTGGGCTGATCCGCTGCGAGCGGCACGGCACCGAGATGCGCAACCACTCGCGTTGCGCCGAGGTCGAGACGCGATTTCCCGGCCTGCTGTCCGCGATCATGAACGCTTACGCGTCGCGCGTCTCCTGA
- the trpS gene encoding tryptophan--tRNA ligase yields MAAFTELVFSGVQPTGNLHLGNYLGAIKRFVEMQERDAQCLYCVVDLHAITLWQDPQALKGQIREVTAAFLAAGIDPKRSIVFNQSQVPQHAELAWIFNCVARLGWLNRMTQFKDKAGKDRENASIGLYDYPVLMAADILAYRATHVPVGEDQKQHLELTRDIAQKFNNDFSQSILAHGHGEQFFPLTEPLIGGPAARVMSLRDGTKKMSKSDPSEYSRINLTDDADAIAQKVRKAKTDPEPLPSEAAGLAGRPEADNLVGIFAALRGITRDEVLKDFGGAQFSSFKPALVDLAVEMLAPIGTEMKRLVADPAYIDGVLADGAGRAEAIAAPTLDAVKDIVGFVRKGPALRAV; encoded by the coding sequence ATGGCCGCGTTCACCGAACTCGTCTTCTCCGGCGTCCAGCCGACCGGCAATCTGCACCTCGGCAACTATCTCGGCGCGATCAAACGCTTCGTCGAGATGCAGGAACGGGACGCGCAGTGTCTCTATTGCGTGGTCGATCTCCACGCGATCACCCTCTGGCAGGATCCGCAGGCGCTCAAGGGTCAGATCCGCGAGGTGACCGCCGCCTTCCTCGCCGCCGGCATCGATCCGAAGCGCTCCATCGTCTTCAATCAGTCCCAGGTTCCGCAGCACGCGGAGCTGGCCTGGATCTTCAATTGCGTCGCCCGTCTCGGCTGGCTCAACCGCATGACGCAATTCAAGGACAAGGCCGGCAAGGATCGGGAGAACGCCTCGATCGGTCTCTACGACTATCCCGTGCTGATGGCCGCCGACATCCTGGCCTACCGGGCGACGCATGTGCCCGTGGGCGAGGATCAGAAGCAGCACCTCGAACTCACCCGCGACATCGCCCAGAAGTTCAACAACGACTTTTCGCAGTCGATACTGGCCCACGGCCACGGCGAGCAATTCTTTCCCCTTACCGAACCGTTGATCGGCGGGCCGGCGGCGCGCGTGATGTCGTTGCGCGACGGCACCAAGAAGATGTCGAAGTCGGACCCGTCCGAGTACTCGCGCATCAACCTCACGGACGATGCGGATGCCATCGCGCAGAAGGTGCGCAAGGCCAAGACCGATCCCGAGCCCCTTCCTTCGGAAGCCGCCGGCTTGGCCGGACGGCCGGAGGCCGACAACCTCGTCGGCATCTTCGCGGCGCTGCGCGGCATCACGCGCGACGAGGTGCTGAAGGATTTCGGCGGGGCGCAGTTCTCCAGCTTCAAGCCGGCCCTGGTCGATCTGGCCGTCGAGATGCTGGCGCCGATCGGCACCGAGATGAAGCGGCTCGTCGCCGATCCGGCCTATATCGACGGCGTGCTCGCCGACGGCGCGGGTCGGGCGGAGGCGATCGCCGCACCGACCCTCGACGCGGTCAAAGACATCGTCGGCTTCGTCCGAAAGGGGCCGGCGCTTAGGGCGGTATGA
- the leuD gene encoding 3-isopropylmalate dehydratase small subunit, which translates to MEKFTTLEGVAAPMRIINIDTDRIIPKQYLKTIKRTGLGQGLFSEMRYNDDGSENPDFVLNQPAYRNAKILVVGDNFGCGSSREHAPWALADFGIRCVISTSFADIFFNNCAKNGILAIVVSPDELEKLFEDAERGANATLTIDLAAQTIKGPDGGTLHFEIDEGRKHNLLNGLDEIGLTLDQKAPAIDAYEAKLAQREWA; encoded by the coding sequence ATGGAAAAGTTCACGACCCTGGAGGGCGTCGCCGCGCCCATGCGGATCATCAACATCGACACCGACCGTATCATTCCGAAGCAGTATCTCAAGACGATCAAGCGCACCGGGCTCGGCCAAGGCCTGTTCTCGGAGATGCGGTACAATGACGACGGCTCTGAAAACCCGGATTTCGTCCTCAATCAGCCGGCCTACCGCAACGCGAAGATTCTCGTGGTCGGCGACAATTTCGGCTGCGGCTCGTCGCGCGAGCATGCGCCCTGGGCGCTCGCGGATTTCGGCATCCGCTGCGTGATCTCCACGAGCTTTGCCGACATCTTCTTCAACAACTGCGCCAAGAACGGCATCCTGGCGATCGTGGTCTCGCCGGACGAACTGGAGAAGCTGTTCGAGGATGCCGAGCGCGGCGCCAACGCCACGTTGACGATCGATCTCGCGGCGCAGACCATCAAGGGCCCGGACGGTGGCACCCTGCATTTCGAGATCGACGAGGGCCGCAAGCACAATCTGCTCAACGGCCTCGACGAAATCGGCCTGACCCTTGATCAGAAGGCCCCGGCGATCGACGCCTACGAGGCGAAGCTCGCTCAGCGCGAATGGGCCTGA